In Harmonia axyridis chromosome 6, icHarAxyr1.1, whole genome shotgun sequence, a single window of DNA contains:
- the LOC123682126 gene encoding uncharacterized protein LOC123682126 isoform X10: protein MNMESSDSVQVFSDKYLENISDAFKTLYNEEQLSDVTIYCREGSLKAHKLILAASSPYFCKIFRENRNDFPILILQGTSLSQLKNFIDLLYNGIADVKNDDVEALNALIREFEIKGIKFVPKTSSSNVRLEMSGNSESPDSLHNKETRFKGKKRVAIDYDPEEEPRTNSSFITRPESSERHISKKVHNDNLHVDEPVQNEVNVMEMPPVPKINITRDIKSIPNHGSDMKLTAWAKKQRKFNCTLCSSSFKRSSHLARHQLVHTGERPFPCSRCEKAFSRHDKLKHHMRRAHEYIPDSMYEKIDEYVDSDTESSIRTYSSPQLDDSEVGPTDLSTPKNSEENSPPLFTISHITSILEDSFVNPPKKGRGRPRKYPVQTPGSLNSNQELPVSNDIEATEVVDNSETTENLKKVKKRKKRMTWFDLLISENEDKRVSLRLRQNKNVNNNEEFMFAKIEQQRNPTNADIMCNICDKPFVHLRRLNNHLRKIHGITDGPSEDQLDSYKNQENLESSLTDAKEELVISEASEILEEDVGENVEKTHELKDIASNSCEGTDAMKKWSYEQLRRRLPKDCIIQPVAEVAGKKGNFRSNKKKVSSQSQSSTLTAAIESHEENSTKHPEVITNSSLEGIVLAEQKNGASFSEKTPSDNSIHPSSLCQVEENPISLDVDDNIPIPLKIPLLSSAIEISVISSKKGFLNKIDIPEENNDDEDLSITVVSTSKDNDQRDVTDNDCTSINNTTVLDDSLNEENATVNCSQLPQAIHNELEVPQKRKRGRPRKNFAPAINTEIRPDCEVPPAINKEIRPNCEVPPAIKREISPNCEVVPVVKRRRGRPKRTVVTVLKSGPGRPKSGPGRPKSEVAPAIKRGRGRPRREVPPTLKAIPTIKRGRGRPPRIEVFPSGPAVQNYNITNLPYGDLNYLTSQQNPAEEEEDPLVIMEPLVEINTSMDQNDQSKNGEPNQNADGLVKKEIQIEIKTGSDLARVNSIVEMSNEIKTEQNDDANNHEHIDISEIENKIGLIGECTISVAN, encoded by the exons ATGAAT atggaaTCATCAGACTCTGTTCAAGTCTTTTCAGACAAATACCTAGAGAACATAAGTGACGCCTTCAAAACCTTATACAATGAAGAACAGTTATCAGATGTAACGATATACTGCAGGGAAGGATCTCTGAAGGCACACAAACTAATTCTTGCCGCAAGCAGCCCTTACTTCTGTAAAATATTCAGGGAGAATCGAAATGACTTTCCAATCCTCATCCTTCAAGGAACCTCCTTGAGTcaactgaaaaatttcattgaccTCCTATATAACGGCATAGCCGATGTGAAAAACGatgatgttgaagctttgaacgCTCTTATCAgagaatttgaaattaaagGAATAAAATTTGTACCAAAAACCTCATCTAGCAATGTGAGACTGGAAATG aGTGGAAACTCCGAATCTCCAGATAGTTTGCACAATAAAGAAACCAGATTTAAGGGCAAAAAGAGGGTTGCAATAGATTACGATCCTGAAGAGGAACCTAGAACGAACTCATCTTTCATTACAAGACCTGAAAGCAGTGAAAGGCATATATCTAAAAAAGTTCATAATG ataatctCCATGTAGATGAGCCAGTTCAAAATGAAGTAAATGTGATGGAAATGCCTCCAGttccaaaaattaatattacaaGAGATATCAAAAGCATACCTAAT CATGGATCAGATATGAAGCTTACCGCATGGGCAAAAAaacagagaaaattcaattgtACTTTGTGTTCCAGCAG TTTCAAACGATCATCTCATCTGGCTCGTCATCAACTGGTCCACACAGGGGAGAGGCCTTTTCCATGTTCAAGATGCGAAAAAGCCTTTTCTAGACATGACAAACTTAAACACCACATGAGAAGAGCCCACGAGTACATTCCAGATTCCATGTACGAAAAGATAGACGAGTATGTCGATAGTGATACAGAATCCAGCATTAGGACTTATTCTAGTCCCCAACTCGACGACTCGGAAGTTGGCCCTACTGACCTTTCTACACCAAAGAATTCAGAAGAAAATTCTCCACCATTATTC ACCATTTCGCACATTACTTCAATATTAGAGGATAGCTTTGTGAATCCCCCCAAAAAAGGAAGAGGAAGACCCAGGAAATATCCAGTGCAGA CTCCTGGGTCGCTAAACAGCAATCAGGAACTTCCTGTTTCAAATGACATCGAAG CAACTGAAGTAGTAGACAATTCAGAAActactgaaaatttgaaaaaag tgaagaaaagaaagaaaagaaTGACGTGGTTTGATTTATTGATCTCAG AAAATGAGGACAAAAGAGTATCCCTGAGACTGcgacaaaataaaaatgtcAACAATAACG AAGAATTTATGTTTGCTAAAATAGAACAACAAAGAAATCCAACCAATGCAGATATTATGTGTAATATTTGTGACAAGCCGTTTGTACATCTACGCAGATTGAACAACCACCTGAGAAAAATACATGGTATTACCGATGGCCCTTCAGAGGACCAATTAGATTCCTACAAAAACCAAGAAAACCTTGAGAGTAGTTTAACCGATGCAAAAGAAGAATTG GTTATTTCTGAAGCGAGTGAAATACTTGAAGAAGATGTAGGGG aaaatgtagaaaaaacgcATGAACTGAAAGATATTGCAAGTAATTCTTGTGAAG GAACAGATGCGATGAAAAAATGGTCCTATGAACAATTGAGAAGAAGATTACCCAAGGATTGCATTATACAGCCAGTAGCAGAAGTTGCTGGAAAAAAAGGTAATTTTCGCTCAAACAAGAAAAAAGTTTCTTCTCAATCTCAAAGCTCTACTTTAACAGCTGCAATTGAGAGTCACGAGGAAAACTCAACAAAACACCCTGAAGTGATT accAATTCTTCCTTGGAAGGTATTGTACTTGCAGAACAAAAAAATGGTGCATCAT tttcaGAGAAAACGCCATCTGATAATTCAATACATCCTTCTTCTCTGTGCCAAGTTGAAGAAAATCCAATTTCACTTGATGTTGATGATAATATACCAATTCCTCTT AAAATACCTCTTTTGAGTTCAGCGATAGAGATCAGTGTAATAAGCAGCAAAAAGGGATTCCTGAATAAAATCGACATTCCTGAGG AAAACAATGATGATGAAGATTTGTCAATAACAGTTGTTAGTACATCAAAAGATAATGATCAGAgag ATGTAACTGATAATGATTGTACTTCGATTAATAATACCACTGTACTCGATGATTCTTTGAATGAAGAAAACGCAACTGTAAACTGTTCACAATTACCA CAAGCAATACATAATGAATTGGAAGTCCCACAAAAAAGGAAAAGGGGAAGACCAAGAAAGAACT TTGCTCCTGCTATTAATACAGAGATTAGACCTGATTGTGAAG ttcctCCTGCTATTAATAAAGAGATTAGACCTAATTGTGAAG TTCCTCCTGCTATTAAGAGAGAGATTAGCCCTAATTGTGAAG TTGTTCCAGTTGTCAAAAGGCGGAGAGGGAGACCTAAGCGTACAG ttgttaCTGTTTTGAAGAGTGGACCAGGTAGACCTAAGAGTGGACCAGGTAGACCTAAGAGTGAAG TTGCCCCCGCTATTAAAAGAGGAAGAGGTAGACCTAGGCGTGAAG TTCCTCCTACTTTAAAAGCCATTCCTACCATCAAAAGAGGAAGAGGAAGACCGCCTAGGATCGAAG tttttccatCGGGACCTGCTGTACAGAACTACAACATCACAAACTTACCATACGGAGATTTAAATTATCTAACAAGTCAACAAAACCCAGCTGAAGAGGAAGAAGATCCTCTTGTGATAATGGAACCactagttgaaataaatacgaGTATGGACCAAAACGATCAATCCAAAAATGGCGAACCCAATCAGAATGCAGATGGTTTAgtcaaaaaggaaattcaaattgaaattaaaaccgGCAGTGATCTGGCCAGAGTGAATTCTATTGTAGAAATGTCAAATGAAATCAAGACAGAACAGAACGATGACGCTAACAATCATGAACATATCGATATAAgtgaaatcgaaaataaaatcgGACTTATAGGAGAGTGCACAATATCTGTTGCTAATTAA
- the LOC123682126 gene encoding uncharacterized protein LOC123682126 isoform X15, translating into MFSDRLFRPPDWRIVTDGCVMESSDSVQVFSDKYLENISDAFKTLYNEEQLSDVTIYCREGSLKAHKLILAASSPYFCKIFRENRNDFPILILQGTSLSQLKNFIDLLYNGIADVKNDDVEALNALIREFEIKGIKFVPKTSSSNVRLEMSGNSESPDSLHNKETRFKGKKRVAIDYDPEEEPRTNSSFITRPESSERHISKKVHNDNLHVDEPVQNEVNVMEMPPVPKINITRDIKSIPNHGSDMKLTAWAKKQRKFNCTLCSSSFKRSSHLARHQLVHTGERPFPCSRCEKAFSRHDKLKHHMRRAHEYIPDSMYEKIDEYVDSDTESSIRTYSSPQLDDSEVGPTDLSTPKNSEENSPPLFTISHITSILEDSFVNPPKKGRGRPRKYPVQTPGSLNSNQELPVSNDIEATEVVDNSETTENLKKVKKRKKRMTWFDLLISENEDKRVSLRLRQNKNVNNNEEFMFAKIEQQRNPTNADIMCNICDKPFVHLRRLNNHLRKIHGITDGPSEDQLDSYKNQENLESSLTDAKEELVISEASEILEEDVGGTDAMKKWSYEQLRRRLPKDCIIQPVAEVAGKKAAIESHEENSTKHPEVITNSSLEGIVLAEQKNGASFSEKTPSDNSIHPSSLCQVEENPISLDVDDNIPIPLKIPLLSSAIEISVISSKKGFLNKIDIPEENNDDEDLSITVVSTSKDNDQRDVTDNDCTSINNTTVLDDSLNEENATVNCSQLPQAIHNELEVPQKRKRGRPRKNFAPAINTEIRPDCEVPPAINKEIRPNCEVPPAIKREISPNCEVVPVVKRRRGRPKRTVVTVLKSGPGRPKSGPGRPKSEVAPAIKRGRGRPRREVPPTLKAIPTIKRGRGRPPRIEVFPSGPAVQNYNITNLPYGDLNYLTSQQNPAEEEEDPLVIMEPLVEINTSMDQNDQSKNGEPNQNADGLVKKEIQIEIKTGSDLARVNSIVEMSNEIKTEQNDDANNHEHIDISEIENKIGLIGECTISVAN; encoded by the exons atggaaTCATCAGACTCTGTTCAAGTCTTTTCAGACAAATACCTAGAGAACATAAGTGACGCCTTCAAAACCTTATACAATGAAGAACAGTTATCAGATGTAACGATATACTGCAGGGAAGGATCTCTGAAGGCACACAAACTAATTCTTGCCGCAAGCAGCCCTTACTTCTGTAAAATATTCAGGGAGAATCGAAATGACTTTCCAATCCTCATCCTTCAAGGAACCTCCTTGAGTcaactgaaaaatttcattgaccTCCTATATAACGGCATAGCCGATGTGAAAAACGatgatgttgaagctttgaacgCTCTTATCAgagaatttgaaattaaagGAATAAAATTTGTACCAAAAACCTCATCTAGCAATGTGAGACTGGAAATG aGTGGAAACTCCGAATCTCCAGATAGTTTGCACAATAAAGAAACCAGATTTAAGGGCAAAAAGAGGGTTGCAATAGATTACGATCCTGAAGAGGAACCTAGAACGAACTCATCTTTCATTACAAGACCTGAAAGCAGTGAAAGGCATATATCTAAAAAAGTTCATAATG ataatctCCATGTAGATGAGCCAGTTCAAAATGAAGTAAATGTGATGGAAATGCCTCCAGttccaaaaattaatattacaaGAGATATCAAAAGCATACCTAAT CATGGATCAGATATGAAGCTTACCGCATGGGCAAAAAaacagagaaaattcaattgtACTTTGTGTTCCAGCAG TTTCAAACGATCATCTCATCTGGCTCGTCATCAACTGGTCCACACAGGGGAGAGGCCTTTTCCATGTTCAAGATGCGAAAAAGCCTTTTCTAGACATGACAAACTTAAACACCACATGAGAAGAGCCCACGAGTACATTCCAGATTCCATGTACGAAAAGATAGACGAGTATGTCGATAGTGATACAGAATCCAGCATTAGGACTTATTCTAGTCCCCAACTCGACGACTCGGAAGTTGGCCCTACTGACCTTTCTACACCAAAGAATTCAGAAGAAAATTCTCCACCATTATTC ACCATTTCGCACATTACTTCAATATTAGAGGATAGCTTTGTGAATCCCCCCAAAAAAGGAAGAGGAAGACCCAGGAAATATCCAGTGCAGA CTCCTGGGTCGCTAAACAGCAATCAGGAACTTCCTGTTTCAAATGACATCGAAG CAACTGAAGTAGTAGACAATTCAGAAActactgaaaatttgaaaaaag tgaagaaaagaaagaaaagaaTGACGTGGTTTGATTTATTGATCTCAG AAAATGAGGACAAAAGAGTATCCCTGAGACTGcgacaaaataaaaatgtcAACAATAACG AAGAATTTATGTTTGCTAAAATAGAACAACAAAGAAATCCAACCAATGCAGATATTATGTGTAATATTTGTGACAAGCCGTTTGTACATCTACGCAGATTGAACAACCACCTGAGAAAAATACATGGTATTACCGATGGCCCTTCAGAGGACCAATTAGATTCCTACAAAAACCAAGAAAACCTTGAGAGTAGTTTAACCGATGCAAAAGAAGAATTG GTTATTTCTGAAGCGAGTGAAATACTTGAAGAAGATGTAGGGG GAACAGATGCGATGAAAAAATGGTCCTATGAACAATTGAGAAGAAGATTACCCAAGGATTGCATTATACAGCCAGTAGCAGAAGTTGCTGGAAAAAAAG CTGCAATTGAGAGTCACGAGGAAAACTCAACAAAACACCCTGAAGTGATT accAATTCTTCCTTGGAAGGTATTGTACTTGCAGAACAAAAAAATGGTGCATCAT tttcaGAGAAAACGCCATCTGATAATTCAATACATCCTTCTTCTCTGTGCCAAGTTGAAGAAAATCCAATTTCACTTGATGTTGATGATAATATACCAATTCCTCTT AAAATACCTCTTTTGAGTTCAGCGATAGAGATCAGTGTAATAAGCAGCAAAAAGGGATTCCTGAATAAAATCGACATTCCTGAGG AAAACAATGATGATGAAGATTTGTCAATAACAGTTGTTAGTACATCAAAAGATAATGATCAGAgag ATGTAACTGATAATGATTGTACTTCGATTAATAATACCACTGTACTCGATGATTCTTTGAATGAAGAAAACGCAACTGTAAACTGTTCACAATTACCA CAAGCAATACATAATGAATTGGAAGTCCCACAAAAAAGGAAAAGGGGAAGACCAAGAAAGAACT TTGCTCCTGCTATTAATACAGAGATTAGACCTGATTGTGAAG ttcctCCTGCTATTAATAAAGAGATTAGACCTAATTGTGAAG TTCCTCCTGCTATTAAGAGAGAGATTAGCCCTAATTGTGAAG TTGTTCCAGTTGTCAAAAGGCGGAGAGGGAGACCTAAGCGTACAG ttgttaCTGTTTTGAAGAGTGGACCAGGTAGACCTAAGAGTGGACCAGGTAGACCTAAGAGTGAAG TTGCCCCCGCTATTAAAAGAGGAAGAGGTAGACCTAGGCGTGAAG TTCCTCCTACTTTAAAAGCCATTCCTACCATCAAAAGAGGAAGAGGAAGACCGCCTAGGATCGAAG tttttccatCGGGACCTGCTGTACAGAACTACAACATCACAAACTTACCATACGGAGATTTAAATTATCTAACAAGTCAACAAAACCCAGCTGAAGAGGAAGAAGATCCTCTTGTGATAATGGAACCactagttgaaataaatacgaGTATGGACCAAAACGATCAATCCAAAAATGGCGAACCCAATCAGAATGCAGATGGTTTAgtcaaaaaggaaattcaaattgaaattaaaaccgGCAGTGATCTGGCCAGAGTGAATTCTATTGTAGAAATGTCAAATGAAATCAAGACAGAACAGAACGATGACGCTAACAATCATGAACATATCGATATAAgtgaaatcgaaaataaaatcgGACTTATAGGAGAGTGCACAATATCTGTTGCTAATTAA
- the LOC123682126 gene encoding uncharacterized protein LOC123682126 isoform X4, which yields MFSDRLFRPPDWRIVTDGCVMESSDSVQVFSDKYLENISDAFKTLYNEEQLSDVTIYCREGSLKAHKLILAASSPYFCKIFRENRNDFPILILQGTSLSQLKNFIDLLYNGIADVKNDDVEALNALIREFEIKGIKFVPKTSSSNVRLEMSGNSESPDSLHNKETRFKGKKRVAIDYDPEEEPRTNSSFITRPESSERHISKKVHNDNLHVDEPVQNEVNVMEMPPVPKINITRDIKSIPNHGSDMKLTAWAKKQRKFNCTLCSSSFKRSSHLARHQLVHTGERPFPCSRCEKAFSRHDKLKHHMRRAHEYIPDSMYEKIDEYVDSDTESSIRTYSSPQLDDSEVGPTDLSTPKNSEENSPPLFTISHITSILEDSFVNPPKKGRGRPRKYPVQTPGSLNSNQELPVSNDIEATEVVDNSETTENLKKVKKRKKRMTWFDLLISENEDKRVSLRLRQNKNVNNNEQQRNPTNADIMCNICDKPFVHLRRLNNHLRKIHGITDGPSEDQLDSYKNQENLESSLTDAKEELVISEASEILEEDVGENVEKTHELKDIASNSCEGTDAMKKWSYEQLRRRLPKDCIIQPVAEVAGKKGNFRSNKKKVSSQSQSSTLTAAIESHEENSTKHPEVITNSSLEGIVLAEQKNGASFSEKTPSDNSIHPSSLCQVEENPISLDVDDNIPIPLKIPLLSSAIEISVISSKKGFLNKIDIPEENNDDEDLSITVVSTSKDNDQRDVTDNDCTSINNTTVLDDSLNEENATVNCSQLPQAIHNELEVPQKRKRGRPRKNFAPAINTEIRPDCEVPPAINKEIRPNCEVPPAIKREISPNCEVVPVVKRRRGRPKRTVVTVLKSGPGRPKSGPGRPKSEVAPAIKRGRGRPRREVPPTLKAIPTIKRGRGRPPRIEVFPSGPAVQNYNITNLPYGDLNYLTSQQNPAEEEEDPLVIMEPLVEINTSMDQNDQSKNGEPNQNADGLVKKEIQIEIKTGSDLARVNSIVEMSNEIKTEQNDDANNHEHIDISEIENKIGLIGECTISVAN from the exons atggaaTCATCAGACTCTGTTCAAGTCTTTTCAGACAAATACCTAGAGAACATAAGTGACGCCTTCAAAACCTTATACAATGAAGAACAGTTATCAGATGTAACGATATACTGCAGGGAAGGATCTCTGAAGGCACACAAACTAATTCTTGCCGCAAGCAGCCCTTACTTCTGTAAAATATTCAGGGAGAATCGAAATGACTTTCCAATCCTCATCCTTCAAGGAACCTCCTTGAGTcaactgaaaaatttcattgaccTCCTATATAACGGCATAGCCGATGTGAAAAACGatgatgttgaagctttgaacgCTCTTATCAgagaatttgaaattaaagGAATAAAATTTGTACCAAAAACCTCATCTAGCAATGTGAGACTGGAAATG aGTGGAAACTCCGAATCTCCAGATAGTTTGCACAATAAAGAAACCAGATTTAAGGGCAAAAAGAGGGTTGCAATAGATTACGATCCTGAAGAGGAACCTAGAACGAACTCATCTTTCATTACAAGACCTGAAAGCAGTGAAAGGCATATATCTAAAAAAGTTCATAATG ataatctCCATGTAGATGAGCCAGTTCAAAATGAAGTAAATGTGATGGAAATGCCTCCAGttccaaaaattaatattacaaGAGATATCAAAAGCATACCTAAT CATGGATCAGATATGAAGCTTACCGCATGGGCAAAAAaacagagaaaattcaattgtACTTTGTGTTCCAGCAG TTTCAAACGATCATCTCATCTGGCTCGTCATCAACTGGTCCACACAGGGGAGAGGCCTTTTCCATGTTCAAGATGCGAAAAAGCCTTTTCTAGACATGACAAACTTAAACACCACATGAGAAGAGCCCACGAGTACATTCCAGATTCCATGTACGAAAAGATAGACGAGTATGTCGATAGTGATACAGAATCCAGCATTAGGACTTATTCTAGTCCCCAACTCGACGACTCGGAAGTTGGCCCTACTGACCTTTCTACACCAAAGAATTCAGAAGAAAATTCTCCACCATTATTC ACCATTTCGCACATTACTTCAATATTAGAGGATAGCTTTGTGAATCCCCCCAAAAAAGGAAGAGGAAGACCCAGGAAATATCCAGTGCAGA CTCCTGGGTCGCTAAACAGCAATCAGGAACTTCCTGTTTCAAATGACATCGAAG CAACTGAAGTAGTAGACAATTCAGAAActactgaaaatttgaaaaaag tgaagaaaagaaagaaaagaaTGACGTGGTTTGATTTATTGATCTCAG AAAATGAGGACAAAAGAGTATCCCTGAGACTGcgacaaaataaaaatgtcAACAATAACG AACAACAAAGAAATCCAACCAATGCAGATATTATGTGTAATATTTGTGACAAGCCGTTTGTACATCTACGCAGATTGAACAACCACCTGAGAAAAATACATGGTATTACCGATGGCCCTTCAGAGGACCAATTAGATTCCTACAAAAACCAAGAAAACCTTGAGAGTAGTTTAACCGATGCAAAAGAAGAATTG GTTATTTCTGAAGCGAGTGAAATACTTGAAGAAGATGTAGGGG aaaatgtagaaaaaacgcATGAACTGAAAGATATTGCAAGTAATTCTTGTGAAG GAACAGATGCGATGAAAAAATGGTCCTATGAACAATTGAGAAGAAGATTACCCAAGGATTGCATTATACAGCCAGTAGCAGAAGTTGCTGGAAAAAAAGGTAATTTTCGCTCAAACAAGAAAAAAGTTTCTTCTCAATCTCAAAGCTCTACTTTAACAGCTGCAATTGAGAGTCACGAGGAAAACTCAACAAAACACCCTGAAGTGATT accAATTCTTCCTTGGAAGGTATTGTACTTGCAGAACAAAAAAATGGTGCATCAT tttcaGAGAAAACGCCATCTGATAATTCAATACATCCTTCTTCTCTGTGCCAAGTTGAAGAAAATCCAATTTCACTTGATGTTGATGATAATATACCAATTCCTCTT AAAATACCTCTTTTGAGTTCAGCGATAGAGATCAGTGTAATAAGCAGCAAAAAGGGATTCCTGAATAAAATCGACATTCCTGAGG AAAACAATGATGATGAAGATTTGTCAATAACAGTTGTTAGTACATCAAAAGATAATGATCAGAgag ATGTAACTGATAATGATTGTACTTCGATTAATAATACCACTGTACTCGATGATTCTTTGAATGAAGAAAACGCAACTGTAAACTGTTCACAATTACCA CAAGCAATACATAATGAATTGGAAGTCCCACAAAAAAGGAAAAGGGGAAGACCAAGAAAGAACT TTGCTCCTGCTATTAATACAGAGATTAGACCTGATTGTGAAG ttcctCCTGCTATTAATAAAGAGATTAGACCTAATTGTGAAG TTCCTCCTGCTATTAAGAGAGAGATTAGCCCTAATTGTGAAG TTGTTCCAGTTGTCAAAAGGCGGAGAGGGAGACCTAAGCGTACAG ttgttaCTGTTTTGAAGAGTGGACCAGGTAGACCTAAGAGTGGACCAGGTAGACCTAAGAGTGAAG TTGCCCCCGCTATTAAAAGAGGAAGAGGTAGACCTAGGCGTGAAG TTCCTCCTACTTTAAAAGCCATTCCTACCATCAAAAGAGGAAGAGGAAGACCGCCTAGGATCGAAG tttttccatCGGGACCTGCTGTACAGAACTACAACATCACAAACTTACCATACGGAGATTTAAATTATCTAACAAGTCAACAAAACCCAGCTGAAGAGGAAGAAGATCCTCTTGTGATAATGGAACCactagttgaaataaatacgaGTATGGACCAAAACGATCAATCCAAAAATGGCGAACCCAATCAGAATGCAGATGGTTTAgtcaaaaaggaaattcaaattgaaattaaaaccgGCAGTGATCTGGCCAGAGTGAATTCTATTGTAGAAATGTCAAATGAAATCAAGACAGAACAGAACGATGACGCTAACAATCATGAACATATCGATATAAgtgaaatcgaaaataaaatcgGACTTATAGGAGAGTGCACAATATCTGTTGCTAATTAA